In a genomic window of Candidatus Omnitrophota bacterium:
- the gap gene encoding type I glyceraldehyde-3-phosphate dehydrogenase, which yields MAVKVGINGFGRIGRLVARAILEKNSKNIELVAINDLTDAKSNAYLFKYDSVHGRFNGEVKATADNVISVNGKEIKVLSKRDPAELPWKDLGVEIVVESTGLFTIKKDGVNKKGKEVKGAENHITRGGAKKVVISAPAEGEDITIVMGVNESKYDPKNHHVISNASCTTNCLAPVAKVINDNWGIVKGLMTTIHSYTNDQKLQDMAHSDLRRARAAAISMIPTSTGAAKAISLVIPELKGKLDGFAIRVPTPNVSVVDLSATLSKKVTVEELNAAFKAASEGPMKGILGYTEDPVVSIDFNHCLLSSIVDAKITKVIQDDFIKVLAWYDNEWGYSNRVVDLCDYIVKKGL from the coding sequence ATGGCAGTTAAAGTCGGTATTAATGGTTTTGGCAGGATTGGCCGCCTGGTGGCCCGCGCGATTTTAGAAAAAAATAGTAAAAATATAGAGCTGGTGGCGATCAATGATTTGACCGATGCCAAGAGTAACGCCTATCTTTTTAAATATGATTCCGTGCACGGGCGTTTTAACGGCGAAGTAAAGGCGACCGCTGATAATGTAATCTCGGTTAATGGCAAAGAGATCAAGGTTTTGAGTAAAAGAGACCCGGCGGAACTCCCCTGGAAAGATTTAGGAGTAGAGATTGTTGTGGAGTCTACGGGGTTATTCACAATTAAAAAAGATGGCGTAAATAAAAAAGGCAAGGAAGTAAAGGGCGCGGAGAATCACATTACCCGCGGCGGCGCCAAAAAAGTGGTAATCTCGGCTCCGGCTGAAGGTGAAGATATAACCATTGTCATGGGCGTAAACGAATCGAAATATGATCCTAAAAATCATCATGTAATTTCCAATGCCTCTTGTACCACCAATTGTCTTGCTCCGGTTGCCAAAGTGATTAATGACAATTGGGGTATTGTTAAAGGGCTGATGACCACAATACATTCATATACCAATGATCAGAAATTGCAGGATATGGCCCACTCGGATTTACGCCGGGCCCGGGCCGCCGCAATTTCGATGATCCCGACTTCAACCGGAGCGGCCAAGGCAATTTCATTGGTTATTCCGGAATTAAAAGGCAAGCTGGATGGTTTTGCCATCCGTGTTCCCACACCTAATGTTTCGGTCGTGGATTTGAGCGCGACTTTATCCAAGAAAGTGACTGTTGAAGAGCTCAACGCCGCTTTTAAGGCAGCTTCCGAAGGGCCGATGAAAGGGATACTCGGATACACTGAGGACCCGGTAGTTTCGATTGATTTTAATCATTGTTTATTAAGCTCGATAGTTGATGCCAAGATCACCAAAGTTATTCAGGATGATTTTATTAAAGTGCTGGCCTGGTATGACAATGAGTGGGGTTATTCCAACCGCGTAGTGGACCTGTGCGATTATATTGTCAAGAAGGGGTTGTAA
- a CDS encoding phosphoglycerate kinase — MAKLTLKDIDLKNKTVLVRADFNVPLDASFNITDDIRIQATLPTLKYILEHGAKKLVLMSHLGRPDGKPVAKYSLKPVAARLRELLGQDVLFLNDCVGDNIKQDIDKAKERVILLENLRYHAEEEANDAGFAGKLASLADIFVNDAFGTAHRAHASTEGITHFLKSAAGFLLEKEIKYLGGAVSNPQKPFMVILGGAKVSDKIGVIENLLPKCDAIIVGGGMAYTFLKAQGKQIGNSKLEKDKIDLAKSILDQAKGLNKEILLPVDNLAVDNIDPNAKTEIVGDNIPDGKIAVDIGPKTVKLFEDKLKSAKTIVWNGPLGIFEMDAFSKGTRDIAKFIATLKTTAIIGGGDTAAAIAKFKLEDKMAHISTGGGASLEFLEGKTLPGIAALTDK, encoded by the coding sequence ATGGCGAAATTAACTTTAAAAGATATCGATCTAAAAAATAAAACAGTGTTGGTGCGCGCGGATTTCAATGTGCCGCTTGATGCCAGCTTTAATATTACGGATGATATACGCATCCAGGCAACCTTGCCTACCCTAAAATATATTTTAGAGCATGGCGCTAAAAAATTAGTGTTGATGAGCCATTTGGGCAGGCCGGATGGAAAGCCGGTTGCCAAATATAGCCTTAAACCGGTAGCCGCGCGTTTAAGAGAGTTACTAGGCCAGGATGTGCTGTTCCTTAATGACTGCGTAGGCGATAATATTAAGCAGGATATTGATAAAGCAAAAGAAAGGGTGATTTTGCTGGAGAATTTAAGATATCACGCCGAAGAGGAGGCAAATGACGCCGGTTTTGCCGGCAAGTTAGCCTCTTTGGCCGATATCTTTGTTAATGATGCTTTTGGTACCGCTCACCGCGCGCACGCCTCAACGGAGGGCATAACTCATTTCTTAAAATCCGCCGCAGGGTTTCTTCTGGAAAAAGAGATCAAATATTTAGGCGGCGCCGTAAGTAATCCCCAAAAGCCATTTATGGTTATTTTAGGCGGAGCGAAAGTTTCAGATAAGATCGGGGTTATCGAAAACTTACTCCCTAAATGTGACGCGATTATTGTCGGCGGCGGTATGGCCTATACTTTCCTGAAGGCGCAAGGCAAGCAGATCGGCAATTCCAAGCTGGAGAAAGATAAAATAGATTTAGCTAAATCCATCCTGGATCAGGCCAAAGGGTTGAATAAAGAAATCCTGCTGCCCGTGGATAATCTGGCGGTAGATAATATTGACCCGAATGCAAAAACCGAAATTGTCGGAGATAATATTCCTGACGGCAAGATTGCCGTGGATATCGGTCCAAAGACGGTTAAACTGTTTGAGGATAAATTAAAATCCGCCAAAACCATCGTTTGGAACGGCCCGCTGGGGATATTTGAGATGGATGCTTTTAGCAAGGGAACCCGGGATATTGCCAAGTTTATTGCCACTTTAAAAACTACCGCGATAATCGGAGGAGGGGATACCGCGGCGGCAATCGCTAAATTTAAATTAGAAGATAAAATGGCGCATATTTCAACCGGAGGAGGGGCAAGCCTGGAATTTCTAGAGGGAAAAACTCTTCCAGGGATCGCAGCGCTTACCGATAAATAA
- the tpiA gene encoding triose-phosphate isomerase — translation MRKTIIAGNWKMYKTINEAIDLANNLKRELFKVNFAAVDVVLCPVFTALSEVAEVLNETDIQLGAQDIYWQEEGAFTGEVSGLMLKDAGCQYVIIGHSERRQFFGETNETVNKKIKAALRHGLIPIICVGENLEERESNNTFKVIQDHIKGGMVDISAEDILKTVIAYEPVWAIGTGKTATPEQAQEVHKFIRDLLRKMYGEEVASNIRIQYGGSVKPENIQELMAKPDVDGALVGGASLKVDSFSSIVIKASEVLK, via the coding sequence ATGAGGAAAACGATTATTGCCGGAAATTGGAAGATGTATAAAACAATTAATGAAGCCATTGATTTGGCCAATAATTTAAAACGGGAACTTTTTAAAGTGAATTTTGCTGCAGTTGATGTAGTATTGTGCCCGGTTTTTACAGCCTTAAGCGAAGTTGCCGAAGTCTTGAATGAAACGGATATTCAATTAGGCGCCCAGGATATCTATTGGCAGGAGGAGGGAGCTTTTACGGGAGAGGTTTCTGGGCTAATGCTTAAGGACGCGGGTTGCCAGTATGTGATTATCGGGCATTCCGAACGCCGGCAGTTTTTTGGCGAAACAAATGAAACGGTGAATAAAAAAATCAAAGCCGCCTTAAGGCACGGGCTTATCCCGATTATTTGCGTAGGCGAGAATTTAGAAGAAAGGGAATCCAATAATACTTTTAAAGTAATCCAGGATCATATCAAAGGCGGCATGGTGGATATTAGCGCTGAGGATATCTTAAAAACAGTTATCGCGTATGAGCCGGTTTGGGCAATTGGCACAGGCAAGACAGCGACTCCGGAGCAGGCTCAGGAAGTGCATAAATTTATCCGTGATTTATTAAGGAAAATGTACGGGGAAGAGGTGGCCAGCAATATCAGGATTCAATATGGCGGGAGCGTGAAACCGGAAAATATCCAAGAATTAATGGCGAAGCCGGATGTGGATGGCGCCCTGGTTGGCGGGGCCAGCTTAAAGGTGGATTCATTTAGTTCAATAGTAATTAAAGCAAGTGAGGTCCTAAAATGA
- the secG gene encoding preprotein translocase subunit SecG has translation MMTLLIIIHVIACIVLIGLVLIQRGRGAGLVESFAGVESMFGTKTSAFLTRTTTIMSVVFFITCLSLAVMSVKQSKSLMRNVRPVTPKTSLAVTEPAKVPSPAPKPETVTSEAIKVQTPPPPPANAPAAPAKPDAAKSQ, from the coding sequence ATGATGACGTTATTGATTATAATTCATGTAATTGCTTGTATAGTTTTAATTGGCCTGGTTTTAATCCAGCGCGGAAGAGGCGCCGGTTTAGTGGAAAGTTTTGCCGGGGTCGAATCGATGTTCGGGACAAAAACCAGCGCTTTTTTAACGCGCACGACGACGATTATGTCGGTTGTTTTCTTTATAACCTGCTTAAGCCTTGCAGTTATGTCAGTTAAACAGAGCAAGTCATTGATGCGCAATGTACGCCCGGTTACGCCAAAAACAAGCTTGGCTGTAACCGAGCCAGCCAAGGTTCCGTCACCCGCGCCTAAACCTGAAACAGTAACGTCAGAAGCAATCAAAGTTCAGACGCCACCGCCACCGCCAGCCAATGCGCCAGCAGCACCAGCCAAGCCGGATGCAGCAAAATCCCAATAA
- a CDS encoding MFS transporter, protein MQQNPNKKLFWVFILSSAVYFTQGIEGLPAQGLFYYLKETLHFSPEKIMLLGSFTTLAWLVKPLIGYVIDNSFSKRVWIFISLALDIVFVLFLGLMQMPLIILVALLALNSSGAAFRDVAVDGIMCVEGKKYQATGRIQSIQWASILVAGLFTGIGGAFIAEKWGYQMGFLCLIPVYLVVGLPAYFYKEEQAEKKYSTLLTDLKKLFSDKKILIIGLFIFLYKYSPSFGTPLFFIQRDSFKWGKMWIGTLATIGTLFGVCGSLLYYKFSQKINIKKWLYFSVFAGALTTLSYLYYTPFSAVIYDIIYSLIGMFIFLMLLDFMARHSIKGLEATSFALLCSINNLSDVSSSLSGAFLLPLIGLKWLIVLSALTSFLCLFLINKIE, encoded by the coding sequence ATGCAGCAAAATCCCAATAAAAAATTATTCTGGGTATTTATTTTAAGCAGCGCGGTTTATTTTACGCAAGGCATCGAAGGACTGCCCGCCCAGGGGCTGTTTTATTATCTTAAAGAAACCCTGCATTTCTCCCCCGAGAAAATAATGCTTCTGGGATCCTTTACCACCCTTGCCTGGTTGGTTAAGCCTTTAATCGGTTACGTAATCGATAATTCATTCAGTAAGCGGGTTTGGATATTTATTTCCCTGGCCTTAGATATAGTTTTTGTTTTGTTCCTGGGTTTGATGCAGATGCCGCTGATTATTTTAGTGGCGTTGCTGGCGCTTAACTCCTCCGGCGCGGCCTTTCGCGATGTCGCGGTTGACGGGATCATGTGCGTGGAGGGCAAGAAATATCAGGCTACCGGAAGAATCCAAAGTATCCAATGGGCCTCGATTTTAGTGGCAGGATTATTTACTGGAATCGGCGGGGCATTTATCGCCGAGAAATGGGGTTACCAGATGGGTTTTTTATGCTTGATCCCGGTTTATCTTGTCGTGGGCCTGCCGGCTTATTTTTACAAAGAAGAGCAGGCAGAGAAGAAGTATTCAACTTTGCTTACCGATTTAAAGAAGCTCTTTAGCGATAAGAAAATATTGATTATCGGTTTATTTATATTTTTGTATAAATACTCTCCGTCTTTTGGCACTCCTTTATTTTTTATTCAGCGCGATAGCTTTAAATGGGGCAAGATGTGGATCGGTACATTAGCCACAATTGGCACGCTATTTGGCGTTTGTGGTTCGTTGCTTTATTATAAATTCAGCCAGAAGATAAATATCAAAAAATGGCTGTATTTTTCGGTGTTTGCCGGAGCCCTGACTACTTTAAGCTACCTATACTATACTCCCTTCTCCGCGGTTATTTATGATATTATTTATAGCCTGATCGGAATGTTTATATTTTTAATGCTTCTGGATTTTATGGCCAGGCATTCGATCAAGGGGCTGGAAGCGACTTCATTTGCGCTTTTATGCAGTATAAATAACCTGTCCGATGTATCGAGTAGTTTATCAGGGGCATTTTTACTTCCGCTTATCGGCTTAAAATGGCTGATAGTTTTATCCGCGTTAACCAGCTTTCTTTGCCTGTTCCTCATTAATAAGATTGAATAA
- a CDS encoding MarC family protein: MMEALKPYILSFIPLFVAVDAIGNIPIFLSLVENCSKAQKNKIVLDAVTTATAVAIIFMIIGKWIFLLLGITIPDFQIAGGALLFIIAVRLLMPGAQKSTLTSAHNNKDMGVFPLGTPLITGPAVLATTLMMMNSFGAAATLVSLILNMFFVWLTLIKADVIIKFIGPSGIRAFSKIIYILLAAIAVMMIRHGITGAFLK; the protein is encoded by the coding sequence ATGATGGAAGCGCTTAAGCCCTATATACTTAGCTTTATTCCGCTGTTTGTGGCCGTGGATGCCATCGGCAATATCCCCATTTTTTTGTCTTTAGTTGAAAATTGTTCTAAAGCTCAAAAAAATAAGATAGTTTTGGACGCGGTTACCACCGCAACGGCGGTAGCGATTATCTTTATGATCATAGGCAAATGGATTTTTTTGCTCTTGGGCATAACTATCCCTGATTTTCAGATTGCCGGCGGCGCGCTTTTATTCATTATTGCCGTGCGGCTTTTAATGCCGGGTGCGCAAAAAAGCACATTAACCAGCGCTCACAATAATAAAGATATGGGGGTATTTCCGTTGGGCACTCCTTTAATTACCGGCCCTGCGGTCCTGGCTACTACCCTGATGATGATGAATAGCTTTGGCGCGGCGGCAACGCTGGTTTCATTGATATTAAACATGTTTTTTGTCTGGCTTACTTTGATCAAGGCGGATGTAATTATCAAATTTATCGGCCCAAGCGGTATCCGGGCATTCTCTAAAATTATTTATATATTACTGGCAGCCATTGCGGTGATGATGATCCGGCATGGCATAACCGGGGCGTTCCTCAAATGA
- the glgC gene encoding glucose-1-phosphate adenylyltransferase, translating to MRKVLTFIMAGGKGERLLPLTKDRTKPAVPFGGIYRIIDFTLSNCINSGMRKIYILTQYKSASLQRHIRLGWNFLPSELGQFIELLPAQQRIGDSWYLGTADAIYQNLYTLEMDRPDEVLILAGDHIYKMNYYAMIDVHREQNADLTVGVVEIEKPKSKHLGVVEADSAGRVTGFHEKPVNPKTIPGKPDKIYGSMGIYVFNQSVLMQELLEDSRNNKSSHDFGKDIIPQMLKKGMKVVAYNFRNKDNEDEYWRDIGTIDAYYEANMELIQVNPTFNLYDQEWLIRTFQEQYPPVKTVHSGDKEEGRVGLVLDSIVSEGCVVSGGRVQRSILSPNVRINSFSEVYDSILMEGVNVGRYAKIKRAIIDKDVNIPQGMVIGFNLEEDKKRFFVSESGIVVVAKGTEIK from the coding sequence ATGCGTAAAGTCTTAACCTTTATTATGGCCGGCGGAAAAGGAGAGCGGCTTTTGCCTTTAACCAAAGACCGCACAAAACCGGCAGTGCCTTTTGGCGGGATATACCGGATTATCGATTTTACTTTAAGCAATTGCATTAATTCCGGGATGCGTAAAATTTATATCCTTACGCAGTATAAATCCGCTTCTTTGCAGAGGCATATCCGCCTGGGCTGGAATTTCCTGCCTTCAGAGTTAGGCCAATTTATCGAACTGCTTCCGGCGCAGCAGCGCATCGGGGATTCCTGGTATTTGGGCACCGCCGACGCCATCTATCAGAATCTCTATACGTTGGAAATGGACCGGCCGGATGAAGTCTTGATTTTAGCCGGCGACCATATTTATAAAATGAATTATTACGCGATGATCGATGTGCATCGTGAGCAAAACGCGGACCTAACGGTGGGGGTGGTTGAAATTGAAAAACCTAAGTCTAAGCATTTGGGGGTAGTTGAGGCAGATAGTGCCGGACGGGTTACGGGTTTTCATGAAAAGCCGGTGAATCCTAAAACTATCCCCGGGAAGCCGGATAAGATTTATGGTTCAATGGGAATTTATGTATTTAACCAGTCTGTCTTGATGCAGGAACTGCTTGAGGATTCCAGGAATAATAAATCTTCGCATGATTTTGGAAAAGATATCATCCCGCAGATGTTAAAGAAAGGGATGAAGGTTGTGGCCTATAATTTTCGCAATAAAGATAATGAAGATGAGTATTGGCGCGATATCGGGACCATCGACGCTTATTATGAGGCAAATATGGAATTGATCCAGGTGAATCCTACTTTTAATCTTTATGACCAGGAGTGGTTGATCCGGACTTTTCAAGAGCAATATCCACCGGTAAAGACTGTGCACTCTGGCGATAAGGAAGAAGGAAGAGTGGGCCTGGTCCTGGATTCGATAGTTTCTGAAGGCTGTGTTGTTTCCGGAGGCCGGGTACAGCGTTCGATACTATCCCCTAACGTAAGGATAAATAGTTTCTCCGAAGTATACGATTCGATTTTAATGGAAGGGGTTAATGTCGGCAGGTATGCTAAAATCAAACGGGCAATTATCGATAAGGATGTGAACATCCCGCAAGGGATGGTTATCGGATTCAATTTAGAGGAAGATAAAAAGAGATTTTTTGTCAGCGAATCGGGAATAGTTGTGGTTGCTAAAGGTACGGAAATCAAGTAA
- a CDS encoding N-acetyltransferase — protein sequence MIRKAKIKDIKQIQELIGCFAKMDVMLPRSLNELYENIRDFWVEEDKGKLAGCAALHISWDDLAEIKSLAVAKNKQGKGIGRDLVTACLAEARVVGAKKIFVLTYQPEFFKKLGFKKIKNNQLPHKIWAECINCPKFPNCQEIALLKRL from the coding sequence ATGATTAGAAAAGCTAAAATAAAAGATATAAAGCAGATCCAGGAGTTGATTGGTTGTTTTGCCAAGATGGATGTGATGCTGCCTAGGTCGCTCAATGAACTTTATGAGAATATCAGGGATTTTTGGGTGGAGGAAGATAAGGGCAAATTAGCCGGCTGCGCGGCTTTGCATATTTCCTGGGATGATTTAGCCGAGATTAAATCTTTAGCGGTTGCTAAAAATAAACAAGGCAAAGGTATCGGCCGGGATTTGGTCACGGCTTGCCTGGCGGAAGCCAGGGTTGTGGGGGCAAAAAAGATTTTTGTGCTCACCTACCAGCCGGAGTTTTTTAAAAAATTAGGGTTCAAAAAAATTAAAAATAACCAACTTCCTCATAAAATCTGGGCGGAGTGCATTAACTGCCCTAAATTCCCCAACTGCCAGGAGATTGCCCTGCTGAAACGCTTGTAA
- a CDS encoding acyl-CoA dehydrogenase family protein — MDYLLTEEQKMIKDLAHKIAEEKIRPVAAKYDISEEYPWEVLKVMGESDMFGLFIPEEYGGFANSTMNLCLATEEFSRACGGIAVCYAASALGTIPIVLFGTDEQKKKYLPDLAKGKKVAAFAVTEPEAGSDASGIKTVAKKEGNHYVLNGLKHFITNGGDAETYVVIAMTDKSKGARGATAFIVEKGTPGFTFGKKEDKFGIRASSTRELIFTDCKVPAENLLAKEGMGFIVTMRTFDMSRPGVAAQALGIAQGALELAVKYVHERVQFGKPISSFQGIQWMIADMATEVEAARGLVYSTARMLDAGVKDVSKESAMAKMYASDVAMRVSVDALQLFGGYGYMKDYPIEKYVRDAKITQIYEGTNQVQRGIIGLKVIKEMAK; from the coding sequence ATGGATTATTTATTGACTGAAGAACAAAAAATGATTAAAGATTTAGCGCATAAAATTGCCGAGGAGAAGATCCGTCCGGTTGCGGCTAAATATGATATTAGTGAAGAGTATCCCTGGGAGGTTTTAAAAGTAATGGGCGAGAGTGATATGTTTGGATTGTTTATTCCAGAGGAGTACGGCGGATTTGCCAATAGCACAATGAATCTATGTTTGGCAACCGAGGAGTTTTCCCGCGCCTGCGGAGGGATCGCGGTTTGCTACGCGGCCAGCGCCCTGGGAACAATTCCGATTGTTTTATTTGGCACTGATGAGCAAAAGAAAAAATATTTACCGGATTTAGCCAAAGGGAAAAAAGTCGCCGCATTCGCGGTTACTGAACCGGAAGCCGGTTCGGATGCCTCCGGAATAAAGACTGTGGCTAAAAAAGAAGGCAACCATTATGTTTTAAATGGCCTCAAGCATTTTATTACTAATGGCGGGGATGCGGAAACTTACGTTGTGATTGCCATGACTGATAAATCAAAAGGAGCCCGCGGAGCGACCGCGTTTATCGTTGAAAAAGGAACCCCCGGTTTTACTTTCGGGAAAAAAGAGGATAAGTTTGGAATCCGGGCATCCAGCACGCGGGAATTAATTTTTACCGATTGCAAGGTTCCCGCGGAAAATTTATTGGCAAAAGAAGGCATGGGTTTTATCGTGACCATGAGGACCTTTGATATGTCCAGGCCGGGTGTCGCGGCGCAGGCGTTAGGGATTGCTCAGGGGGCCTTGGAACTGGCGGTAAAATATGTTCACGAAAGAGTGCAGTTTGGTAAGCCCATATCAAGTTTTCAGGGTATTCAATGGATGATTGCCGATATGGCCACGGAAGTTGAAGCAGCGCGCGGTTTAGTTTATTCAACCGCTAGAATGCTGGATGCCGGAGTAAAAGATGTATCTAAGGAATCGGCTATGGCTAAGATGTACGCGTCAGATGTGGCGATGCGGGTTAGCGTGGATGCCCTGCAATTATTCGGCGGATATGGATACATGAAAGATTATCCGATTGAAAAATACGTGCGTGACGCCAAGATCACCCAGATATACGAAGGAACTAACCAGGTGCAGCGCGGTATAATTGGTTTGAAAGTAATCAAGGAAATGGCTAAATAA
- a CDS encoding electron transfer flavoprotein subunit beta/FixA family protein, with translation MNIIVCIKQVPETTDVRINPETNTLMREGVKAIINPFDMYAIEEALRLKERFAGKVSVITMGPPQAEGALRKAISMGADEGYLVCDRVFAGSDTWATSYTLAGAIKKLGAFDLIICGKQASDGDTAQVGPGISTHLNIPQVTYVKKVEEATDKSMRLERMLEEGFEIIETPLPALLTVVKEINEPRIPSLKGLMRAKSAKITTLTQKELDLDPQQIGLCGSPTQVVKIFTPAPRVGGQILKGEIPEIAKQLVDLIKGEVN, from the coding sequence ATGAATATCATCGTCTGCATAAAACAAGTTCCTGAAACTACTGATGTAAGGATCAATCCTGAAACCAATACGCTGATGCGCGAAGGGGTCAAGGCGATTATCAACCCTTTTGATATGTATGCTATTGAAGAAGCCCTGCGGCTTAAGGAAAGATTCGCTGGTAAGGTCAGCGTAATTACCATGGGGCCTCCTCAGGCGGAGGGTGCTTTGCGCAAAGCAATTTCCATGGGGGCTGATGAAGGATATTTGGTTTGCGACCGGGTTTTTGCCGGAAGTGATACCTGGGCAACCAGCTATACTTTGGCCGGGGCCATTAAAAAACTTGGGGCATTTGATTTGATTATTTGCGGCAAACAGGCTTCCGACGGGGATACGGCCCAGGTTGGCCCGGGAATATCCACGCATTTAAATATTCCGCAGGTAACTTACGTTAAAAAGGTAGAAGAGGCAACGGACAAATCCATGCGTTTGGAGAGAATGCTGGAGGAAGGTTTTGAAATTATTGAAACTCCACTTCCGGCGCTTTTAACCGTAGTTAAAGAGATTAATGAACCCAGGATTCCTTCATTAAAAGGTTTAATGCGCGCAAAATCCGCCAAGATTACTACACTCACCCAGAAAGAATTGGATTTAGACCCGCAGCAGATTGGCTTATGCGGTTCTCCGACACAAGTGGTAAAAATATTTACTCCTGCCCCGAGGGTTGGAGGCCAGATACTTAAGGGTGAGATTCCGGAAATTGCTAAACAGCTGGTGGACTTGATTAAGGGTGAGGTTAATTAA
- a CDS encoding electron transfer flavoprotein subunit alpha — MPIAIIVEKCTGCSLCVKACPFDAIRVMDKKAVIDLNKCTLCGACKDACKFKAVLLEKTPAKCALPNIKDYKGIWVFIEQKNGKVQSVSYELLGKAQELAKKLNCQVSGVLIGDKLEDQLDELIFCGADNIYLVEAPELANFQDEPYTNILVALVKKYKPEILLCGATNIGRSLISRVAINIKAGLTADCTGLDIDPDKKILLQTRPAFGGNIMATIISPNYRPQMATVRHKVFAPMPADKKRKGRIIKESFDSSFYVSRTKLLDIIEEIETTVNLSEADIIVSGGRGMGSHENFKLLEELAHVLGAAVGSSRAAVDSGWMPYSHQVGQTGRTVAPKIYFACGISGQIQHLVGMQSSKIIIAINKDPEAPIFKVATYGIVGDLFQIIPALIQAFKTSLRK; from the coding sequence ATGCCGATTGCCATTATTGTTGAAAAATGCACGGGTTGCTCATTATGCGTTAAAGCCTGCCCGTTTGATGCTATCCGCGTAATGGATAAAAAAGCGGTGATCGATTTGAATAAATGCACGCTTTGCGGGGCATGTAAAGATGCCTGTAAATTCAAGGCGGTGCTGTTAGAAAAAACTCCGGCCAAGTGCGCTTTGCCCAATATCAAAGATTATAAGGGGATATGGGTATTCATCGAGCAGAAAAATGGCAAGGTGCAATCGGTTTCATATGAATTATTAGGCAAGGCGCAGGAGTTGGCTAAAAAATTAAATTGCCAGGTAAGCGGGGTTCTCATCGGCGATAAATTAGAAGACCAGCTGGATGAGTTGATTTTTTGCGGGGCTGATAACATCTATCTGGTAGAGGCGCCGGAGTTGGCTAATTTTCAAGATGAGCCTTATACAAATATTTTGGTTGCGTTGGTTAAGAAATATAAGCCTGAGATACTTTTATGCGGGGCCACAAATATCGGCAGGTCTTTGATTTCACGGGTGGCAATAAATATCAAGGCGGGCTTAACCGCTGACTGCACGGGATTAGATATCGACCCGGATAAAAAGATTCTTTTACAGACACGCCCGGCTTTCGGCGGCAATATCATGGCCACAATTATTTCTCCCAATTACCGCCCGCAGATGGCAACAGTAAGGCATAAGGTTTTTGCGCCTATGCCGGCGGATAAAAAACGTAAAGGCAGGATCATCAAAGAAAGTTTTGACAGTTCGTTTTATGTTTCGCGCACCAAACTCCTGGATATTATCGAAGAAATTGAAACTACGGTAAATTTATCCGAAGCAGACATCATTGTTTCCGGCGGCCGCGGAATGGGCTCTCATGAGAATTTTAAATTATTAGAGGAACTAGCCCATGTCCTGGGTGCAGCTGTTGGTTCAAGCAGGGCGGCAGTGGACTCCGGTTGGATGCCTTATTCACACCAGGTCGGACAGACCGGCCGGACCGTTGCTCCGAAAATTTATTTTGCCTGCGGAATAAGCGGTCAAATCCAGCATCTTGTTGGAATGCAATCATCAAAAATTATTATCGCCATCAACAAAGATCCCGAAGCACCGATTTTTAAAGTAGCAACTTACGGTATAGTGGGGGATCTCTTTCAAATTATTCCTGCTCTAATCCAAGCCTTCAAAACATCTCTCCGAAAATAA